CTCAACACTCAATTGAAACTCTCTGGCCTGCTGTTTCCAACTCAACCGCAGGTTCACTTGTGGTCTGTCGGCTGGAGGTGACAAACCAGCCTGACCGACAAAGATCGGGTCTACCTGGCCTGCTCGCCGGGAATTCCTGAAAATTCAGTGGTATTCTGCTCTTTCAAAAAATGCAAAATATCGGAAAAAAAACAATCCGTATCTTGCCATAGCTCTTCACGTTCATCTTTTGGACAAACAACCCAACCAGGGTAGTTTTTTCTAAAGGTAGCCCATTCCTTTTTTAATTCTTGGATTTGCTTTATATCAAATTTTGGTGGGATGTTCCGCCTTGAGAATTTCCTTTCAGGGACGTGGCTTGTAGAACCAAGCCATGTCATCACTTTTTTTTTGTTTCGCCATCTTTCAAATATTCTAGAAACCACTTCAAAGCAGCAGCATGCCGATTGGGGGTTCCTTTATTGACCATTGGGCTCAAGTCGATTGGAATAATATTTTTACTCTCAAGTGCCCGTCGTTGTGAGGTTGAGCCTTCAAAAAACCCGCAGAGGTAGATTTTTAGTGAGTTTTTCCCTAAATGGTCACGAACCCAACCAGACCAATGTTGAAAATTTGGATCAGCTCCCGAAAATCCAATCAAGCAAAAAGTATTCTCCATCATTGATTGTTGGACTGTGTTAACAAATGGGGCAAATTTCGTTGGATATGTTCGGAAATCTTCTTCGGTCAAAATAAAAGGGCGAGTGGATGGCAGGCTTCCATGTAATTTTACAATTCGAGGTTTTAAAGATCCTGGGAGATCTGCAGATGTGTAAACAACATCATACCTTGGGTCAGGGATTAAACGCGATGCCCCCTCTAATAGGGTGTCATAATTCGTTGTAAATACATCTGACCAAGGGAGATTCATAAGCAACTTATGAAGGTTGCCAGGGGAAAAGTCTCTGTCTGGCAAGCTTTCAATAATTAGTCTTTCTAAGTTGGATCGTCCAAAATTCTGTTCGTACTCACTCGCAATCTTTAAAGCTCCATCTCCAGCCACAGATTCGGCTCTCTTCCCTGGTTCATTTGGATATAACCTATCATAGACTTTTTCTACAAGTGTCTTCCAAGTAGGAAATGAGTTTGTGGTTTCCCTTACCTTTTCAGCATTTAAACTAAACCCTGCGCCAACCATAACGGCTACCCGGCCATATTCACGCCCGGCCCACATTTCTTTCCGAATATGCTCAACATGGATTTTATCCTGAAACTCCATCACAACCACCTCTGAAACGATTGATCTAATTATATTTACAAACTGGCAAGTTACAATCTACCAAGAAAGTTTATTAGAAATGAGGATTGGCATTTCAAATTGGAACCCATTCAAATCAAATGCAATCCCTTGACCTAATACACCTTTTGATAGAATTGAACCGATTTAAGTCGAAGTTAGCAAACTATGTAGCAAAGAGTTGTTCCCTGTCAAACTGTTCCAAGTCGTTAAGGCTGCAAAAACAGGACTTTGTTATTCTATCTTCCTTCCCTCAACTTCCTCAAAATCCGTTCCCGCAATTTGTACTTCTCAACCTTATTGGTCGGTGTGCCCGGTCATTTTTCATTCTTGTAATCCCACCCGCTCACGCAGGTGGTACTGACTCTTCATTCTTACGGTCTGGTGCCTCGGGCTGGGCGGCCAAGCAACTCCGGAAGCACTGCGTAGGCATCGTGGACCCAGTCGCACAGCAGCGAGCGTGTTTCGCGTGGGTCAATGATTTCTTCAATTAAAAACTGTTCGGCAGACCGGAATGGCGACCTGACAGCATCCAGGCGGGCGTTGATTTGAGCCAGAAGGGTTTGCGGGTCGGGGCTTGATTCGAGTTCGCGACGGTAGGCAGCTTCGATACCGCCTTCAAGTGGAAGCGACCCCCAATCGCCCGACGGCCAGGCAAATCGGTGAACAAATCGGTGACGGTTGGTCATTCCAGCACCTCCGACACCGTACAAACGCCGCAAAATGACTTCGGCGGCTGGAACTCGGGCCTGATACACCGCCGAAATCGCCCGTGCCGCGTAACGAATCGCCCCTCTTCGCTCTGCCGTGCGACCAATCGAGATTCCAGGCTGGTCCGTCAGCGTTACAATCGGCAGATGAAATGTGTCGCACAAATCAACCAGCCGAATCATGGCGTCAGCGCCTTCGACCGAAAGCGCACCGCCTCCGACACAACAATCAAAGGTCACTACGCCAACCGGGTGACCATCCAATCGGGCCAGAGCTGTTACAACCGAGCCACCGTACTTTGCCAGTTCAAAGATTGAGTGTTTGTCAAACACGGCTTCAAGGATGGGCCTGATTTTGTACCGCTGTTTACGGTTCTTCGGAATGGCTGAAATCAACCACTCTTCGCGTCGGTCAATTGGATCCAGGGTTGGTTCAACCGGCGGCAACTGGAACACATT
The DNA window shown above is from Acidobacteriota bacterium and carries:
- a CDS encoding methylmalonyl-CoA carboxyltransferase, with amino-acid sequence MSTKPEPTPNWQPEIDELRKREELAREMGGAEKVAKHRSQGKLTVRERIDAVLDIETFHEKGVLAGTSQYDENGKLKSFVPANFVCGTGQINGRKVVVGGDDFTVRGGAADAAIIAKQIYAEQMANSLQIPIVRLVDGTGGGGSVKLLETHGFTYVPFNPGWDYVVDNMSVVPVVAACLGSVAGLGAARVVASHFSVMTEHTAQLMVAGPPVVKFGTGELVTKEDLGGAQVHRNSGAVDVIVPTEADAFAMVRQFLSYLPLNVFQLPPVEPTLDPIDRREEWLISAIPKNRKQRYKIRPILEAVFDKHSIFELAKYGGSVVTALARLDGHPVGVVTFDCCVGGGALSVEGADAMIRLVDLCDTFHLPIVTLTDQPGISIGRTAERRGAIRYAARAISAVYQARVPAAEVILRRLYGVGGAGMTNRHRFVHRFAWPSGDWGSLPLEGGIEAAYRRELESSPDPQTLLAQINARLDAVRSPFRSAEQFLIEEIIDPRETRSLLCDWVHDAYAVLPELLGRPARGTRP
- a CDS encoding SIR2 family protein, yielding MEFQDKIHVEHIRKEMWAGREYGRVAVMVGAGFSLNAEKVRETTNSFPTWKTLVEKVYDRLYPNEPGKRAESVAGDGALKIASEYEQNFGRSNLERLIIESLPDRDFSPGNLHKLLMNLPWSDVFTTNYDTLLEGASRLIPDPRYDVVYTSADLPGSLKPRIVKLHGSLPSTRPFILTEEDFRTYPTKFAPFVNTVQQSMMENTFCLIGFSGADPNFQHWSGWVRDHLGKNSLKIYLCGFFEGSTSQRRALESKNIIPIDLSPMVNKGTPNRHAAALKWFLEYLKDGETKKK